The Brassica oleracea var. oleracea cultivar TO1000 chromosome C6, BOL, whole genome shotgun sequence genome includes a region encoding these proteins:
- the LOC106296402 gene encoding PTI1-like tyrosine-protein kinase At3g15890 codes for MMQFFCCFCCGKGSNGRKKVKTEPSWRIFTLKELHAATNSFNYDNKLGEGRFGSVYWGQLSSGSQIAVKRLKEWSSGQETDFAVEVEILARIRHKNLLSLRGYCAEGQERLFVYEYMPNLSLVSHLHGLHSSESLLDWTRRMNIAVSSAQAIAYLHHHATPRIVHGDVRASNVLLDSEFEARVTDFGYCKLMPDEDGATKTTKGANNIGYLSPECIESVRGSYMGDVYCFGVVLLELVTGKRPIERLNQITKRGITEWVLPLVYEKKYGDIVDQRLSGKYVEEELKRVVLVALMCAQNEPEKRPTMSEVVEMLMNESKEKMTYLEGTPLFNRNNGGEAIDEIPEEKEHQRQDQEQIKKSLLFGFTHSLFLL; via the exons ATGATGCAGTTTTTTTGTTGCTTCTGTTGTGGAAAAGGATCTAATGG GAGAAAGAAGGTGAAGACTGAACCATCATGGAGAATTTTTACACTGAAGGAACTTCACGCAGCCACAAACAGTTTTAATTATGATAACAAACTCGGCGAAGGTCGATTTGGTAGTGTGTATTGGGGTCAGCTCTCGTCTGGATCTCAA ATTGCAGTCAAGAGACTCAAGGAATGGAGTAGCGGACAAGAGACAGATTTCGCTGTAGAAGTCGAGATTCTCGCACGTATTCGCCACAAGAATCTATTGAGCCTGCGAGGCTACTGTGCGGAAGGACAAGAGCGACTCTTTGTTTATGAGTACATGCCAAATCTTAGCTTGGTTTCACATCTTCATGGTCTGCATTCCTCTGAGTCCCTTCTTGATTGGACTAGGCGGATGAATATCGCAGTATCCTCTGCTCAGGCTATTGC ATACTTACACCATCATGCAACACCTCGGATAGTCCATGGAGACGTTAGAGCAAGCAATGTGCTTCTCGATTCAGAGTTTGAAGCTCGTGTTACTGATTTTGGATATTGTAAGCTGATGCCAGATGAAGATGGAGCTACTAAAACCACCAAGGGTGCTAATAACATTGGATATCTCTCACCAGAATGTATTGAATCAGTAAGAGGATCATATATGGGAGATGTGTACTGTTTTGGTGTTGTTTTGCTTGAGCTTGTAACTGGTAAGAGACCTATAGAAAGGCTAAACCAAATAACAAAGCGGGGTATTACCGAATGGGTTTTACCTCTGGTTTACGAGAAGAAGTATGGCGACATTGTGGATCAAAGACTGAGTGGGAAGTATGTGGAAGAGGAGCTGAAAAGAGTAGTGTTGGTTGCGCTTATGTGTGCTCAGAATGAGCCAGAGAAGAGACCAACAATGTCTGAGGTTGTGGAGATGCTGATGAATGAATCTAAGGAGAAGATGACTTATCTTGAAGGTACTCCTCTCTTCAATAGAAACAATGGAGGGGAAGCTATAGATGAAATCCCTGAAGAGAAGGAACATCAAAGACAAGACCAAGAACAGATAAAAAAGAGTCTGTTGTTCGGTTTCACACATTCTTTGTTTCTTTTGTAA
- the LOC106296403 gene encoding uncharacterized protein LOC106296403 — MKFKAFLTENGVNLLEKRFLAAFDKMGKTCYLFLTKDHLFFLHNLLNGDGVQCIAQFCIDVLFDDYRISSQNEDRIAFSLDVSLLYRAVKSSVSICTEFSGGLASNRLQIKLVKKLPSNCTQPMPFLTFETKGYKSAVIQDVPISKPLSRSQVVELQTALDSAQDLPPTLVQVQDPNQLLNFVDRMKHVGDVLNVTISKHGDLQVQTSTTLIRLGSQFQRLSVIGDKSQAPAEDRNLSAQARSERAIARGDAQSVQVSVKHFLKSLQCHLTKPDSAFYGIAPQGACLTVIFQFMVPGTRQTDKSISLHCRLPVLDPGSN, encoded by the coding sequence ATGAAGTTCAAGGCGTTTCTGACTGAAAACGGAGTGAATCTCTTAGAGAAGAGGTTCCTTGCAGCGTTTGACAAAATGGGCAAGACCTGTTACCTCTTCCTCACCAAAGACCACTTGTTCTTCCTTCACAACCTTCTCAACGGCGACGGAGTCCAATGCATTGCTCAGTTCTGCATTGACGTCCTCTTCGACGACTACCGTATCTCCAGCCAGAACGAGGACCGTATCGCCTTCTCCCTAGACGTTTCTCTTCTCTACCGAGCTGTCAAGAGCAGTGTCAGCATTTGCACTGAGTTCAGCGGCGGGTTGGCTTCCAATAGGCTTCAGATCAAGCTTGTGAAGAAACTGCCTTCTAACTGTACGCAACCAATGCCGTTCTTGACGTTTGAGACTAAAGGGTATAAATCTGCTGTCATTCAAGATGTTCCCATCTCCAAACCGCTCTCTCGGTCTCAGGTTGTTGAGCTTCAGACGGCTCTTGACTCGGCTCAAGACCTGCCTCCCACTCTCGTTCAGGTCCAGGATCCGAATCAGTTACTGAACTTTGTGGACCGTATGAAACATGTGGGCGATGTTCTTAACGTCACGATAAGCAAGCATGGTGATCTTCAGGTGCAGACCTCCACGACATTGATAAGGCTTGGCTCTCAGTTCCAGAGGCTTTCGGTTATTGGAGACAAGTCTCAGGCTCCTGCTGAGGATAGGAACTTGAGCGCTCAGGCACGGTCAGAGAGAGCGATTGCGAGAGGAGATGCTCAGTCTGTGCAGGTGAGTGTTAAGCACTTCTTAAAGAGCCTTCAGTGTCACTTAACCAAACCAGACTCAGCTTTCTATGGGATTGCTCCTCAAGGTGCTTGCTTGACTGTCATCTTCCAGTTCATGGTTCCAGGGACTCGCCAAACCGACAAATCTATCAGTTTGCATTGCCGGCTTCCTGTCTTGGATCCTGGCTCCAACTAA
- the LOC106296404 gene encoding protein FAR1-RELATED SEQUENCE 6, which yields MERSDSGDVDVQASAYLQTDETHERDEADHDAVFTQNEQRKSEHQEEEFVEGKEFDAPAVGMEFDSYDDAYNYYNCYANEVGFRVRVKNSWFKRRSKEKYGAVLCCSSQGFKRVNDANRVRKETRTGCPAMVRMRQVDSKRWRVLEVTLDHNHSLGYKSVKRTGTKRKCADSSIKLYKARVMDVGNSVNTNSTLKKQFQSSSPDVLNLRRGDSSAIYNYFCRMQLTNPNFFYLMDINDEGQLRNVFWADGFSRVSCSYFNDVAFIDNAYISGKFEIPLVTLVGVNHHGQTTLLGCGLLAGETVESYHWLLKVWFGLMKCSPQTIVTDRCKPLEAAVSQVFPRSHHRFSVAHIMRKVPEKLGGLVSYDGVRKAFTKAVSETLKVVDFEAAWGFMVHSFGVVDNEWLRSLYEDRARWAPVYLTDTFFAGLATCRPGESLNPFFERYVHKQTPLKEFLDKYELALHRKHREETLAESESLTLKTKCSFETQLSRVYTREMFKKFQVEVEEMYSCFSTTQVHVDGPLVIFLVKERVQGESNRREVRDFEVLYNRSVGEVRCICSCFNFYGYLCRHALCVLNFNGVEEIPLRYVLPRWRKDYKRVHAADNGFVDGADRVQRFDQLYKGALGVVEEGAVSLDRYKVAMQVLEQSLDRVHSVEEKQE from the exons ATGGAGAGAAGTGATTCTGGCGATGTAGAT GTACAGGCATCTGCTTATTTACAAACCGATGAGACCCACGAAAGAGATGAAGCTGACCATGATGCAGTTTTTACTCAAAACGAACAAAGAAAGAGTGAACACCAAGAAGAAGAGTTTGTTGAGGGGAAAGAGTTTGATGCTCCAGCAGTTGGCATGGAGTTTGATTCATACGACGATGCTTACAACTACTACAACTGCTACGCTAACGAAGTTGGGTTTCGTGTAAGAGTGAAGAACTCGTGGTTCAAGCGTCGCAGCAAAGAGAAGTACGGCGCGGTGCTTTGCTGCAGCAGCCAAGGCTTCAAGAGGGTGAACGATGCGAACCGCGTAAGGAAAGAGACGCGAACCGGTTGTCCTGCGATGGTGAGAATGAGGCAGGTTGATTCCAAGAGGTGGAGGGTGCTTGAAGTCACGCTTGACCATAACCATTCGCTAGGTTATAAATCTGTTAAAAGGACTGGGACCAAGAGGAAGTGCGCAGACTCATCTATTAAGCTTTACAAGGCTCGTGTGATGGATGTTGGAAACAGTGTGAACACAAACTCGACTCTGAAGAAACAGTTTCAGAGCTCTTCACCTGATGTGCTCAACCTTAGAAGAGGAGACTCATCAGCTATCTACAACTACTTTTGCCGTATGCAGTTGACAAACCCAAACTTCTTCTACCTGATGGATATAAACGATGAAGGTCAGCTAAGGAACGTGTTCTGGGCAGATGGTTTCTCTAGAGTTTCTTGCAGTTACTTCAACGACGTCGCTTTCATCGACAACGCTTATATCTCCGGAAAATTCGAGATTCCTCTTGTGACATTAGTGGGAGTGAATCACCATGGGCAAACTACGTTGCTTGGATGCGGCCTTCTCGCTGGAGAGACGGTAGAGTCTTACCACTGGTTACTCAAAGTGTGGTTCGGTCTCATGAAGTGTTCTCCTCAGACAATTGTCACAGACAGATGCAAGCCTTTGGAGGCTGCGGTCTCCCAAGTGTTCCCGAGATCTCATCACAGGTTCAGTGTGGCGCATATAATGAGGAAAGTCCCGGAGAAGCTAGGTGGGTTGGTTAGCTACGATGGTGTGAGGAAGGCTTTCACGAAAGCAGTGTCTGAAACGTTGAAGGTTGTGGACTTTGAAGCAGCTTGGGGGTTTATGGTTCACAGCTTCGGTGTTGTCGACAACGAATGGCTACGTTCCTTGTACGAAGACCGAGCTAGATGGGCTCCTGTTTATCTCACTGACACGTTCTTCGCCGGACTCGCTACTTGTCGTCCTGGAGAGAGTTTGAATCCCTTTTTCGAGAGGTACGTTCATAAGCAGACACCGTTGAAAGAGTTTCTTGATAAGTACGAGTTAGCTCTTCATAGGAAGCACAGGGAAGAGACTCTAGCTGAGTCAGAGTCTCTCACCTTGAAAACAAAGTGTTCTTTCGAGACGCAACTCTCGAGAGTCTACACTAGAGAGATGTTCAAGAAGTTCCAGGTAGAGGTGGAGGAGATGTACTCGTGTTTCAGCACGACGCAGGTCCACGTAGACGGGCCTTTGGTGATCTTTTTAGTTAAAGAACGGGTCCAGGGAGAATCCAACAGAAGAGAAGTTCGAGATTTCGAGGTCCTGTACAATAGGTCGGTGGGGGAAGTACGGTGCATCTGTAGCTGCTTCAACTTCTATGGATACTTGTGCAGACATGCTCTATGTGTTCTCAACTTCAATGGCGTTGAAGAGATCCCTCTGAGGTATGTTCTACCACGGTGGAGAAAAGACTACAAACGTGTCCACGCTGCTGATAATGGTTTCGTGGATGGCGCGGACCGGGTTCAAAGGTTTGATCAGTTGTATAAAGGGGCTCTTGGGGTAGTTGAAGAAGGAGCGGTTTCTTTGGATCGTTATAAAGTGGCGATGCAAGTTCTTGAACAGTCTTTGGATAGAGTTCATAGTGTGGAAGAAAAGCAAGAGTAG
- the LOC106300594 gene encoding haloalkane dehalogenase 2, whose protein sequence is MPLSLLSPLPLLHSFSPTKSTVSRIRATQSRLRLSVVKATSEKGSSGNVPEDDPSFNPFGFVTDNPSSRSAIQLPESPAEDGNVGQMLYRTEDKGREFGSTIKAGKLRWFVRETGSKESRRGTVVFLHGAPTQSFSYRTVMSEMSEFGFHCYAPDWIGFGFSDKPQPGYGFNYTEKEYHEAFDKLLDTLEIKSPFFLVVQGFLVGSYGLTWALKNPSKVEKIAILNTPLTVSSPVPGLFKQLRIPLFGEFTCQNAILAERFIEGGSPYVLKNEKADVYRLPYLSSGGPGFALLETAKKINFGDTLGQIANGFSSGSWDKPTLLAWGIVDKYLSQSIAEEFEKQNPQNVELQLIEGAGHLPQEDWPEKVVAALRSFF, encoded by the exons ATGCCTTTGTCTCTGCTCTCTCCTCTTCCTCTGCTCCACTCATTCTCTCCGACAAAATCCACAGTCTCTAGAATCAGAGCCACGCAGTCTAGACTCCGCTTGTCCGTCGTCAAAGCGACGTCGGAGAAGGGGAGCAGCGGGAATGTTCCCGAGGACGATCCATCTTTCAACCCATTTGGCTTCGTTACGGACAATCCCTCTAGCCGGAGCGCAATTCAGCTGCCGGAGTCTCCTGCTGAAGACGGTAACGTCGGTCAGATGCTTTAC AGGACAGAAGATAAGGGAAGAGAGTTTGGTTCCACAATCAAAGCAGGGAAGCTTAGATGGTTTGTGAGAGAAACTG GATCAAAGGAGAGTCGTAGAGGAACAGTTGTGTTTCTTCATGGAGCTCCAACTCAGTCTTTTAGTTACCGTACTGTCATGTCTGAG ATGTCAGAATTTGGGTTTCATTGCTATGCACCTGATTGGATAGGATTCGGATTCAGTGACAAGCCTCAGCCAGGATATGGTTTTAATTACACAG AGAAAGAGTACCATGAGGCCTTTGATAAACTGCTGGACACGCTGGAGATCAAGTCTCCTTTCTTTCTCGTTGTTCAG GGATTTCTTGTAGGGTCTTATGGTTTAACATGGGCACTGAAGAATCCAAGCAAGGTTGAGAAAATCGCCATCCTTAATACTCCCTTGACGGTTTCATCCCCAGTTCCTGGATTGTTTAAGCAGCTGAG GATTCCCCTCTTTGGTGAATTCACGTGCCAAAATGCTATCTTGGCCGAGCGGTTCATTGAAGGAGGTAGCCC ATACGTCTTGAAGAATGAGAAAGCTGATGTGTATCGTCTACCATATTTGTCAAGCGGAGGGCCCGGCTTCG CCTTACTCGAGACTGCTAAAAAGATCAACTTCGGAGACACCTTGGGTCAGATTGCAAATGGGTTTTCATCAGGCAGCTGGGACAAGCCTACGCTTCTGGCTTGGGGAATAGTTGATAAGTACCTCTCTCAGTCTATAGCAGAGGAGTTTGAGAAACAGAACCCTCAAAATGTCGAGCTTCAACTCATCGAAGGTGCTGGCCATTTGCCTCAGGAAGACTG GCCAGAGAAAGTAGTTGCTGCCCTCCGTTCATTTTTCTAA
- the LOC106300593 gene encoding formamidopyrimidine-DNA glycosylase isoform X1, which yields MPELPEVEAARRAIEDNCLGKKINRVLIADDNKVIDGISPSDFQNSILGKTIVSARRKGKNLWLELDSPPFPSFQFGMAGAIYIKGVAVTKYKRSAVKDSEEWPSKYSKFFVELDDGLELSFTDKRRFAKVRLLENPVSVRPISELGPDALLEPITVDEFAKSLAKKKITIKPLLLDQGFISGIGNWIADEVLYQARIHPLQTASSLSKEQCEALHTSIKEVIEKAVEVDAESSQFPSNWIFHAREEKPGKAFVDGKKIDFITAGGRTTAYVPELQKLSGKDAEKAAKAKPAKRGAKSKEDDEEEELEKEDDSDKQKNQKPKGRGKKPALKRKTKDSEDEDDDADCEEDDSDAEEEVVKPRGRGTKAAIKKKPEEKAGNKKPKGRRS from the exons ATGCCAGAGCTGCCGGAGGTAGAGGCGGCGAGGAGAGCGATAGAGGATAACTGTCTCGGAAAGAAGATCAACCGAGTCCTCATCGCCGACGACAACAAAGTGATCGATGGAATCTCGCCTTCCGATTTCCAGAACTCAATCCTCGGGAAAACCATCGTCTCTGCTCGTAGGAAGGGCAAAAACCTCTGGCTCGAGTTGGATTCTCCGCCGTTCCCTTCTTTCCAATTCG GTATGGCTGGTGCTATCTACATCAAAGGCGTTGCAGTTACTAAATATAAAAG GTCTGCTGTTAAGGATTCAGAGGAGTGGCCATCTAAGTACTCAAAGTTCTTTGTTGAG CTTGATGATGGTTTGGAGCTTTCATTTACTGACAAGCGGAGATTTGCCAAAGTTCGGCTTTTGGAAAAT CCGGTTTCTGTGCGTCCAATATCAGAGCTTGGTCCTGATGCATTGTTGGAGCCTATTACAGTTGATGAATTTGCCAAAAGCTTAGCTAAGAAGAAGATAACCATCAAACCTCTCCTACTTGATCAG GGTTTCATTTCAGGTATTGGGAACTGGATTGCCGATGAAGTGCTGTACCAA GCAAGAATCCACCCATTGCAGACTGCTTCTAGCCTCTCCAAAGAGCAATGTGAAGCCTTGCACACATCCATCAAAGAG GTGATAGAAAAAGCTGTGGAAGTTGATGCAGAGAGTAGTCAGTTTCCTAGTAACTGGATTTTTCATGCTAGGGAAGAGAAGCCAGGAAAAGCTTTTGTTGATG GGAAGAAGATTGATTTCATCACTGCTGGTGGAAGG ACAACAGCTTATGTCCCAGAGCTGCAGAAACTCTCTGGGAAAGATGCGGAGAAAGCAGCGAAGGCTAAACCGGCTAAAAGGGGTGCAAAATCAAAAGAAGACGATGAAGAAGAAGAATTGGAGAAAGAAGATGATAGTGATAAACAGAAGAATCAAAAACCTAAAGGTCGTGGTAAGAAGCCTGCACTGAAAAGAAAAACAAAAGATAGTGAGGATGAGGACGATGATGCTGATTGTGAAGAAGATGATAGTGACGCTGAAGAGGAAGTTGTGAAACCCAGAGGCCGTGGTACGAAGGCTGCGATTAAGAAGAAACCTGAAGAGAAAGCTGGTAACAAGAAGCCGAAGGGAAGGAGAAGTTAA
- the LOC106300593 gene encoding formamidopyrimidine-DNA glycosylase isoform X2 has product MPELPEVEAARRAIEDNCLGKKINRVLIADDNKVIDGISPSDFQNSILGKTIVSARRKGKNLWLELDSPPFPSFQFGMAGAIYIKGVAVTKYKRSAVKDSEEWPSKYSKFFVELDDGLELSFTDKRRFAKVRLLENPVSVRPISELGPDALLEPITVDEFAKSLAKKKITIKPLLLDQGFISGIGNWIADEVLYQARIHPLQTASSLSKEQCEALHTSIKEVIEKAVEVDAESSQFPSNWIFHAREEKPGKAFVDGLSPVHYNVSKPPTLGRRLISSLLVEGQQLMSQSCRNSLGKMRRKQRRLNRLKGVQNQKKTMKKKNWRKKMIVINRRIKNLKVVVRSLH; this is encoded by the exons ATGCCAGAGCTGCCGGAGGTAGAGGCGGCGAGGAGAGCGATAGAGGATAACTGTCTCGGAAAGAAGATCAACCGAGTCCTCATCGCCGACGACAACAAAGTGATCGATGGAATCTCGCCTTCCGATTTCCAGAACTCAATCCTCGGGAAAACCATCGTCTCTGCTCGTAGGAAGGGCAAAAACCTCTGGCTCGAGTTGGATTCTCCGCCGTTCCCTTCTTTCCAATTCG GTATGGCTGGTGCTATCTACATCAAAGGCGTTGCAGTTACTAAATATAAAAG GTCTGCTGTTAAGGATTCAGAGGAGTGGCCATCTAAGTACTCAAAGTTCTTTGTTGAG CTTGATGATGGTTTGGAGCTTTCATTTACTGACAAGCGGAGATTTGCCAAAGTTCGGCTTTTGGAAAAT CCGGTTTCTGTGCGTCCAATATCAGAGCTTGGTCCTGATGCATTGTTGGAGCCTATTACAGTTGATGAATTTGCCAAAAGCTTAGCTAAGAAGAAGATAACCATCAAACCTCTCCTACTTGATCAG GGTTTCATTTCAGGTATTGGGAACTGGATTGCCGATGAAGTGCTGTACCAA GCAAGAATCCACCCATTGCAGACTGCTTCTAGCCTCTCCAAAGAGCAATGTGAAGCCTTGCACACATCCATCAAAGAG GTGATAGAAAAAGCTGTGGAAGTTGATGCAGAGAGTAGTCAGTTTCCTAGTAACTGGATTTTTCATGCTAGGGAAGAGAAGCCAGGAAAAGCTTTTGTTGATGGTCTGAGCCCAGTTCATTATAATGTTTCAAAACCTCCAACTTTG GGAAGAAGATTGATTTCATCACTGCTGGTGGAAGG ACAACAGCTTATGTCCCAGAGCTGCAGAAACTCTCTGGGAAAGATGCGGAGAAAGCAGCGAAGGCTAAACCGGCTAAAAGGGGTGCAAAATCAAAAGAAGACGATGAAGAAGAAGAATTGGAGAAAGAAGATGATAGTGATAAACAGAAGAATCAAAAACCTAAAGGTCGTGGTAAGAAGCCTGCACTGA
- the LOC106299836 gene encoding uncharacterized protein LOC106299836, whose product MITDTTQDCRDELDSAAVRVANILSTEPENVIKGVGGVGQGAQVALNFAKWNAVGDHTMNMRLVIGINSWRIPTNRIDYAFGAAIRASWQSILLIRGNLEPSIPLYFAKETAVSLIDDGFGEVSFVQFRMLGPEITVSVLKKVEVWLSGKLPLDPN is encoded by the exons ATGATTACTGATACTACGCAAGATTGTCGGGATGAGTTAGATTCTGCCGCTGTACGTGTTGCTAACATTTTATCGACAGAACCAGAAAATG TCATAAAAGGAGTAGGAGGTGTCGGCCAAGGTGCACAAGTAGCTCTGAACTTTGCAAAGTGGAACGCCGTTGGAGATCATACGATGAATATGCGACTTGTAATAGGGATAAACTCTTG GAGAATACCTACCAACAGGATAGATTATGCATTTGGGGCTGCAATTCGTGCTTCATGGCAGTCAATCCTACTTATACGTGGAAATC TCGAACCTAGTATTCCTTTATACTTTGCAAAAGAAACTGCTGTCTCCCTTATAGATGATGGATTTGGAGAAGTTTCGTTTGTACAATTCCGAAT GCTTGGTCCTGAAATCACTGTGAGCGTACTGAAAAAGGTCGAAGTCTGGTTGAGCGGGAAGCTTCCACTCGATCCAAACTAA
- the LOC106297436 gene encoding uncharacterized protein LOC106297436 has protein sequence MSDYCFKDPTPAAREFLVDKFNQEFNISVTYRFFKEKLDQLKRKYKKYKHLMKNYTGISVDPTTSVISASDSWWKDRESQYSLHQRREELMNNGQNNDEGHYYSETYGGEMQHTQIPETQENEEISNPRVQQRGGLRRGSSYKLKFLQALTGYTRDSELVGKRLESGQKFGSPTCGQWSSGSQQWGTPPNPPQWGTPPSAPQWGTLPNAPQWSSPSNVPQWGTPPNAPQWGTPPNAPQWS, from the exons ATGAGCGATTACTGTTTCAAAGATCCTACTCCCGCTGCTAGAGAGTTTCTCGTTGATAAGTTCAATCAAGAGTTTAATATTAGCGTAACATACCGCTTCTTCAAAGAAAAACTTGATCAACTTAAAAGAAAATACAAGAAGTACAAACATCTTATGAAAAATTATACGGGCATTTCGGTTGATCCTACTACATCTGTGATATCTGCGTCTGATTCATGGTGGAAAGATCGTGAA TCTCAATACTCTTTGCACCAAAGAAGAGAAGAGTTGATGAATAATGGTCAAAATAATGATGAAGGTCATTATTACTCTGAAACATATGGTGGTGAAATGCAACACACTCAGATTCCTGAAACACAAGAAAATGAAGAA ATTTCCAATCCCAGAGTTCAACAACGAGGTGGACTAAGGCGTGGAAGTAGTT ATAAGTTGAAGTTTTTACAAGCTCTTACTGGATATACACGGGACAGCGAATTAGTGGGAAAGCGGTTAGAATCTGGACAAAAATTTGGTAGTCCAACTTGTGGGCAATGGAGTTCGGGTTCTCAACAATGGGGAACACCTCCAAATCCACCACAATGGGGTACACCTCCAAGTGCCCCGCAATGGGGAACACTGCCAAATGCTCCGCAATGGAGTTCACCTTCAAATGTTCCGCAGTGGGGTACACCGCCAAATGCCCCACAATGGGGTACACCACCAAATGCACCGCAATGGAGTTAA